From a region of the Corallococcus coralloides DSM 2259 genome:
- a CDS encoding NAD(P)-dependent oxidoreductase: MTSSRSTKLAVIGSGLMGSALARAFAAAGHDVAVWNRTPGKARAVGGGTVAFENLVEAVTGRSLVVVSLSNYAAWSELVASQAVASALAGTTLVQLTSGSPADARGGLEWARAHGVDYLDAAILAYPAFVATDYATVYYAGSRAVFDRHQETLQAIARNSVYVDEKIGSAATLDCAILEAYYGGSLAVLHAAAMCQAEGLDPKAFFAQKNSFLGLISVTADAAQDMIARNDFTGQQCSLNTHVAAIEHIVRLSTDARISARFPRELLENYRRALGAGLGEQELPAVFRTLKQD; encoded by the coding sequence ATGACGTCCAGCCGTTCGACGAAGCTCGCGGTGATTGGCAGTGGTCTCATGGGCAGCGCGCTGGCGCGAGCCTTCGCCGCGGCGGGGCACGACGTCGCGGTGTGGAACCGGACGCCGGGCAAGGCCAGGGCCGTGGGCGGTGGCACCGTCGCGTTCGAGAACCTGGTGGAGGCCGTCACCGGGCGGTCGCTCGTGGTCGTCTCGCTGTCCAACTACGCGGCGTGGTCGGAGCTGGTCGCCTCACAGGCCGTCGCGTCGGCGCTGGCCGGAACGACGCTGGTCCAGCTCACCAGCGGCTCACCGGCGGATGCGCGCGGCGGCCTGGAGTGGGCGAGGGCCCACGGCGTGGACTACCTGGATGCGGCGATCCTCGCCTATCCCGCGTTCGTGGCCACCGACTACGCGACGGTCTACTACGCCGGGTCGCGAGCGGTGTTCGACCGGCACCAGGAGACCCTCCAGGCCATCGCCAGGAACTCCGTCTACGTCGACGAGAAGATCGGCTCCGCCGCGACGCTCGACTGCGCGATCCTCGAGGCCTACTACGGAGGCTCCCTGGCCGTCCTCCACGCCGCGGCGATGTGCCAGGCCGAGGGGCTGGACCCGAAGGCCTTCTTCGCCCAGAAGAACTCCTTCCTGGGATTGATCTCCGTCACCGCGGACGCCGCGCAGGACATGATCGCCCGCAACGACTTCACCGGCCAGCAGTGCAGCCTCAACACCCATGTCGCGGCCATCGAACACATCGTCCGGCTGAGCACGGACGCCCGCATCAGCGCTCGCTTCCCGCGGGAGCTGCTGGAGAACTACCGGCGGGCTCTCGGCGCGGGGCTGGGTGAGCAGGAGTTGCCCGCGGTGTTCCGCACCTTGAAGCAGGACTGA
- a CDS encoding M57 family metalloprotease: MRATLFAMIFSVWTLSCGVAPGPADETEEIISNLTEAGFPSDDIMVSGGAVYVGRDTVVTLDASREMLQTDSDTREQYRTTNVISRDVKWIKIRVPASAPATIRTGLNEAMKNFNDLKLSFEFMPEPIDPCDRVPPPCPGTGIMSTIDMVINPASPGGGGSSGGAPSNGLPYPRFSISSSIASSPINTIEHVITHELGHVVGLRHSDFYNRSISCGGSAVNEGSAGVGAVLIPGTPNSATAGGSIMNSCIPTGSTGEFTSSDITALTYLYGTE, from the coding sequence ATGAGAGCGACCCTATTCGCGATGATCTTTAGCGTATGGACACTCAGCTGTGGCGTTGCCCCAGGACCTGCTGACGAGACAGAGGAGATCATCAGCAACCTCACGGAGGCCGGATTTCCATCGGACGACATCATGGTGAGCGGTGGCGCCGTCTATGTCGGACGTGACACAGTCGTTACCCTCGACGCGTCGCGAGAAATGCTTCAGACGGACAGCGACACGCGAGAGCAATATCGCACGACCAATGTCATTTCTCGCGACGTCAAGTGGATCAAGATCAGGGTGCCGGCCTCAGCCCCAGCAACCATCCGCACGGGACTGAACGAGGCAATGAAGAACTTCAACGATCTCAAGCTCTCCTTCGAGTTCATGCCTGAACCCATCGATCCGTGCGACCGCGTGCCTCCGCCTTGCCCTGGCACTGGCATCATGAGCACCATCGACATGGTCATCAACCCAGCCTCTCCTGGTGGCGGCGGCTCATCGGGTGGAGCCCCATCCAATGGCCTCCCCTATCCACGGTTTTCCATCAGCAGTTCAATCGCATCCTCCCCCATCAACACCATCGAGCACGTGATCACCCACGAACTGGGTCACGTCGTCGGCCTCCGTCATTCGGACTTCTACAATCGCAGTATCAGCTGCGGCGGGAGTGCCGTTAACGAAGGCTCCGCTGGCGTGGGTGCTGTGCTCATCCCGGGGACACCCAACTCGGCCACAGCGGGCGGCTCAATCATGAACTCCTGCATTCCGACAGGTTCCACTGGCGAGTTCACCTCGAGTGACATCACGGCCCTGACCTACCTGTACGGGACAGAGTAG
- a CDS encoding glycoside hydrolase family 16 protein, with protein sequence MWNDHIWYETPNPTVNYAVRNGVLKIWPQRDASGNFFNRTLDTDGKFQQRYGYFEMQAKLPIGKGVWPAFWLFAHPGDRRPEIDIMEAYPGGGPNSGWGDSSLHPVAFAATVWPNGSSNGNAGFRMLQTPDLSAAFHVYGVKWEANRQTFYFDGQPFLTVNVSMGDPMYLLLDLWFGSASGTPDSTTPTGEGNAFEVNYVRAWQFR encoded by the coding sequence GTGTGGAATGATCACATCTGGTACGAGACCCCGAACCCCACCGTCAACTACGCGGTCCGCAACGGCGTGCTGAAGATCTGGCCGCAGCGCGACGCCAGCGGCAACTTCTTCAACCGGACCCTCGACACGGATGGGAAGTTCCAGCAGCGCTACGGCTACTTCGAGATGCAGGCGAAGCTGCCCATCGGCAAGGGCGTGTGGCCGGCGTTCTGGCTCTTCGCCCACCCGGGCGACCGCCGCCCCGAAATCGACATCATGGAGGCGTACCCGGGCGGTGGCCCCAACAGCGGCTGGGGTGACTCCAGCCTGCACCCGGTCGCCTTCGCCGCCACCGTGTGGCCCAACGGCTCCAGCAATGGCAACGCCGGCTTCCGGATGTTGCAGACGCCCGACCTGTCGGCGGCCTTCCACGTCTACGGCGTGAAGTGGGAGGCGAACCGGCAGACCTTCTACTTCGACGGCCAGCCGTTCCTCACCGTCAACGTGTCCATGGGCGACCCGATGTACCTCCTGCTGGACCTGTGGTTCGGCAGCGCGAGCGGCACGCCGGACAGCACGACCCCGACGGGTGAAGGCAATGCGTTCGAGGTCAACTACGTCCGGGCCTGGCAGTTCCGCTGA
- a CDS encoding M28 family metallopeptidase, whose protein sequence is MSPPRPLLRLAALSLALALPAPTWAEEAPPSVREREAALLVGSVLGATPMLEDLRSLVDEVGGRATGSEANQRSVSWALERFRAAGVTARAEPFPMPALWLERAATASVKGQDVSFAPRVAAMPFSTATPKGGLTAPMLDAGRGADADFKRLGTKARGAYLLVETDELKDVDGLFREYDEAATIESRAFAAGVAGVVYMGSRPGNQLYRHSVSVGPRNTRPMLVMERDGAKRALRLLRSGKTLNLTAVLDLRTGGPYESRNVIGEIRGTTHPDEVVVLGAHLDSWDLGGGALDNGANVAMLLDLARQMQRLGLKPARTVRFALWNGEEQGMYGSAGYARTHAAELDRHTLALSVDIGCGRITGFYTNGRPALVPLVDKALRPVAGLGPFTQVDVPVVGTDNFDFMIHGVANLIANQEPATYGPNYHARSDEFEQCDARTLRANAAVVGALAWGFATMEEKLPRQSRAEVEALVRDTDLGQQMKSFNVWEEWTAGTRGHPLEGKPAPALR, encoded by the coding sequence ATGTCCCCTCCCCGTCCGCTCCTCCGCCTCGCGGCGCTGTCCCTCGCCCTGGCCCTCCCGGCTCCCACCTGGGCCGAGGAGGCCCCTCCCTCCGTGCGTGAGCGTGAAGCCGCGCTGCTCGTGGGGAGCGTGCTGGGGGCAACGCCCATGCTGGAGGACCTGCGCTCGCTGGTGGATGAAGTGGGTGGGAGGGCCACCGGCTCCGAAGCCAATCAGCGCTCCGTGTCCTGGGCCCTGGAGCGCTTCCGCGCCGCGGGCGTGACGGCGCGTGCGGAGCCCTTCCCCATGCCGGCGCTGTGGCTGGAGCGCGCCGCCACGGCGTCCGTGAAGGGCCAGGACGTGAGCTTCGCCCCGCGCGTTGCCGCGATGCCCTTCTCCACCGCCACGCCCAAGGGAGGCCTCACCGCGCCGATGCTGGACGCGGGCCGGGGCGCCGACGCGGACTTCAAGCGCCTGGGTACGAAGGCGCGCGGCGCGTACCTGCTGGTGGAGACGGACGAGCTCAAGGACGTCGACGGGCTCTTCCGCGAGTACGACGAGGCGGCGACCATCGAGTCCCGCGCGTTCGCCGCGGGCGTGGCTGGCGTCGTCTACATGGGCAGCCGGCCGGGCAATCAGCTCTACCGGCACAGCGTCTCCGTGGGCCCCAGGAACACCCGCCCCATGCTGGTGATGGAGCGCGACGGCGCGAAGCGCGCGCTGCGGCTGCTGCGCTCCGGCAAGACGCTGAACCTCACCGCGGTGTTGGACCTGCGAACGGGCGGTCCCTACGAGTCACGCAACGTCATTGGCGAGATTCGCGGCACCACGCATCCCGACGAGGTCGTCGTGCTGGGGGCGCACCTGGACAGCTGGGACCTGGGCGGCGGCGCGCTGGACAACGGCGCCAACGTCGCGATGCTGCTCGACCTCGCACGGCAGATGCAGCGCCTGGGCCTGAAGCCCGCGCGCACCGTGCGCTTCGCGCTGTGGAACGGCGAGGAGCAGGGCATGTACGGCTCGGCTGGCTATGCGCGCACGCACGCGGCGGAGCTGGACCGGCACACCCTGGCGCTGTCGGTGGACATCGGCTGCGGGCGCATCACCGGCTTCTACACGAATGGCCGGCCCGCGCTGGTGCCGCTGGTGGACAAGGCCTTGAGGCCGGTGGCGGGCCTGGGCCCCTTCACGCAGGTGGACGTGCCGGTGGTGGGCACCGACAACTTCGACTTCATGATCCACGGCGTGGCCAACCTCATCGCCAACCAGGAGCCGGCCACGTACGGGCCCAACTACCACGCGCGCTCGGACGAGTTCGAACAGTGCGACGCGCGCACGCTGCGCGCCAACGCGGCCGTGGTGGGCGCGCTCGCGTGGGGCTTCGCGACGATGGAAGAGAAGCTGCCCCGTCAGAGCCGCGCGGAGGTGGAAGCACTCGTGCGCGACACCGACCTGGGCCAGCAGATGAAGTCGTTCAACGTCTGGGAGGAATGGACCGCGGGAACCCGGGGGCACCCGCTCGAAGGGAAGCCCGCCCCGGCACTGCGCTGA
- a CDS encoding right-handed parallel beta-helix repeat-containing protein translates to MKQTRGFVVAMAVTTLLTGAPKAQARGTVPADGEAPVVYTGGATVRCGDTITQHTRLTRDLYCPSSAPFALRVTGEGVVLDLGGHTVRRTGPADIYSQGITLQANSMVRNGTIQGFGRAIMVLGGSGPLSVRLHKLALLDGYAGVFNEATATAFLITECRVSGQSVGMRGEIDASTGSFDVRSSVFTHNELAMLADFHSIDVLDSTFTSNGNAFNCWDGLIRIRSSTIAWNDSVGEIRNDPGFRTCNEIRFENTLIANNAAFALASEPVWNPIKLSMLDTLAVHNGTGLQVAAETVYIDGNTFNDNASGLTLSTREGPTTPGPLTGIVRGNQFLSNDGDGLRVVPPSTPTVINNLALNNTGFGIYAPTAFDGGGNVARNNTAGDCVGIVCAMY, encoded by the coding sequence ATGAAACAGACACGCGGATTCGTCGTCGCCATGGCCGTGACCACCCTTCTCACGGGGGCGCCCAAGGCGCAGGCTCGGGGCACGGTCCCTGCGGATGGGGAGGCCCCGGTCGTGTACACCGGAGGCGCCACCGTCCGGTGCGGTGACACCATCACTCAGCACACGCGGCTGACGCGCGATCTCTACTGCCCCAGCTCGGCGCCCTTCGCGCTCCGGGTCACGGGCGAAGGCGTCGTCCTGGATCTGGGCGGCCACACCGTGCGCCGCACGGGTCCGGCGGATATCTACTCGCAAGGCATCACGCTCCAGGCCAACAGCATGGTGCGCAATGGCACGATTCAAGGGTTCGGCCGGGCCATCATGGTCCTTGGCGGCTCGGGCCCATTGAGCGTGCGCCTCCACAAGCTCGCGCTTCTCGACGGCTACGCGGGTGTCTTCAACGAAGCCACCGCGACGGCCTTCCTCATCACGGAGTGCCGCGTGAGTGGGCAGAGCGTCGGGATGAGGGGGGAGATTGATGCGTCCACCGGCTCTTTCGACGTGAGGTCGTCGGTGTTCACCCACAACGAACTCGCGATGCTCGCGGACTTCCACAGCATCGACGTGCTCGACTCCACGTTCACGTCCAATGGGAACGCCTTCAACTGCTGGGACGGCCTCATCCGCATCAGGTCGAGCACGATCGCGTGGAATGACTCAGTGGGCGAGATCCGCAATGACCCCGGCTTCCGGACGTGCAACGAAATTCGGTTCGAGAACACGCTCATCGCCAACAACGCCGCATTCGCGCTCGCCTCCGAGCCGGTCTGGAATCCGATCAAGCTGTCGATGCTCGACACCCTGGCCGTCCACAACGGCACGGGGCTCCAGGTCGCGGCCGAGACCGTCTACATCGACGGCAACACCTTTAATGACAACGCGAGCGGCCTGACCCTGTCCACCCGCGAAGGGCCCACCACCCCTGGCCCACTCACGGGCATCGTCCGCGGCAACCAGTTCCTGTCCAACGACGGGGACGGACTCCGGGTGGTGCCGCCCAGCACTCCCACGGTGATCAACAACCTGGCCCTGAACAACACGGGCTTCGGCATCTACGCGCCCACCGCCTTCGACGGCGGCGGAAACGTCGCGCGAAACAACACCGCGGGCGACTGCGTGGGCATCGTCTGCGCCATGTACTGA
- a CDS encoding alcohol dehydrogenase: protein MARKMKAAQVQKADGTLEVVEREIPEPGPGQVRIAVEACGVCHSDAITKEGWMPIQYPRVPGHEVVGRIERVGTGVTAWKEGQHVGVGWHGGHCGQCVACRSGDFVTCEKQQICGISYDGGYAEYLVAPQEALARVPEGMSSEDAAPLLCAGVTTYNSLRNMGARPGDLVAVQGIGGLGHLAIQYASKFGYRTAAISRGADKKALAMELGAHEYIDTEKGKPAEALQKLGGARVIMMTASSSSLAGELIGGLGRNGTLLLLGAGSEPIPVSSLSMISKRTRIQGWPSGVPQDSQETMAFSALAGVRSRNEVFPLDRAAEAYERMMSNKARFRVVLKMR from the coding sequence ATGGCCAGGAAGATGAAAGCGGCGCAGGTGCAGAAGGCGGACGGCACGCTCGAAGTGGTCGAGCGCGAGATCCCCGAGCCCGGTCCCGGGCAGGTCCGGATCGCCGTGGAGGCATGTGGCGTCTGCCACAGCGACGCCATCACCAAGGAAGGCTGGATGCCCATCCAGTACCCCCGGGTGCCGGGCCATGAGGTGGTGGGCCGCATCGAACGGGTGGGCACTGGCGTGACGGCCTGGAAGGAAGGGCAGCACGTTGGGGTGGGCTGGCACGGAGGCCATTGCGGCCAGTGTGTCGCGTGCCGCAGCGGCGACTTCGTCACCTGTGAGAAGCAGCAGATCTGCGGCATCAGCTACGACGGTGGCTACGCGGAGTACCTGGTCGCGCCCCAGGAGGCGCTGGCCCGGGTCCCGGAGGGGATGAGCTCCGAGGATGCCGCGCCCCTGCTCTGCGCGGGCGTCACCACGTACAACTCCCTGCGCAACATGGGCGCGCGGCCGGGGGACCTGGTCGCGGTGCAAGGCATTGGCGGCCTGGGCCACCTGGCCATCCAGTACGCCAGCAAGTTCGGCTACCGCACCGCCGCCATCTCGCGTGGCGCGGACAAGAAGGCCCTGGCGATGGAGCTGGGCGCGCACGAGTACATCGACACGGAGAAGGGCAAACCGGCGGAGGCCCTCCAGAAGCTCGGGGGCGCTCGCGTCATCATGATGACCGCGTCGAGCAGCAGCCTCGCGGGCGAGCTCATTGGAGGCCTGGGGCGCAACGGCACCCTGCTGCTGCTGGGCGCGGGCTCGGAGCCCATCCCCGTGAGCAGCCTGTCCATGATCAGCAAGCGCACGCGCATCCAGGGCTGGCCCAGCGGCGTGCCCCAGGACTCGCAGGAGACCATGGCCTTCAGCGCGCTCGCGGGCGTGCGCTCGCGCAACGAGGTGTTCCCCCTGGACCGCGCGGCGGAGGCCTACGAGCGGATGATGAGCAACAAGGCCCGCTTCCGGGTGGTGCTCAAGATGCGCTGA
- a CDS encoding OmpA/MotB family protein encodes MEEERGRAWVPWLVTALVAVLAGLVLYLSHRSTTRADAEAATATARASEAEAAKQQLEAKLAALEAEHAKLTTEKDQLNTEKEQLSQTVQEQEAELTRLKATYEDLQDKLKKEIAEGAIRLSQDGGRLQVDLVDKVLFDSGDASISTRGQEVLTRLGGVLSKVDDKLIQVSGHTDDSPPTQKLQATFPTNWELSVARAVNVVRFLQEKGGVPAKRMLAAGYGDTRPLGANASPQGRARNRRIELLLIPELAAKRNPAIAKAAPAKATPVKGAPAKAAATKPAVGKKTGR; translated from the coding sequence ATGGAAGAGGAACGCGGAAGGGCCTGGGTGCCCTGGCTGGTGACGGCGCTGGTGGCGGTGCTCGCGGGGCTGGTGCTCTATCTGTCGCATCGCAGCACGACCCGCGCGGACGCGGAGGCGGCGACTGCCACTGCCCGAGCCAGTGAAGCGGAGGCCGCGAAGCAGCAACTTGAGGCGAAGCTGGCCGCGCTGGAGGCGGAGCACGCGAAGCTGACCACAGAGAAGGATCAGCTCAACACGGAGAAGGAGCAGCTCAGCCAGACCGTGCAGGAGCAGGAGGCGGAGCTCACCCGGCTCAAGGCCACCTACGAGGACCTTCAGGACAAGCTGAAGAAGGAGATCGCCGAGGGCGCCATCCGCCTGTCGCAGGACGGAGGCCGCCTCCAGGTGGACCTGGTCGACAAGGTCCTCTTCGATTCGGGCGACGCCAGCATCAGCACGCGCGGTCAGGAGGTCCTCACCCGCCTGGGCGGCGTGCTGTCCAAGGTGGATGACAAGCTCATCCAGGTGTCGGGCCACACGGATGACTCGCCGCCCACGCAGAAGCTCCAGGCCACCTTCCCCACCAACTGGGAGCTGTCCGTCGCGCGCGCCGTCAACGTCGTGCGCTTCCTCCAGGAGAAGGGCGGCGTGCCCGCGAAGCGCATGCTCGCGGCCGGCTACGGCGACACGCGGCCCCTGGGGGCCAATGCCTCGCCGCAGGGCCGCGCTCGCAACCGCCGCATCGAGCTGCTGTTGATCCCGGAGCTGGCCGCCAAGCGGAACCCCGCCATCGCGAAGGCGGCCCCCGCGAAGGCGACGCCCGTGAAGGGTGCTCCGGCGAAGGCGGCTGCCACGAAGCCCGCCGTCGGGAAGAAGACCGGCCGGTAG